Proteins from a genomic interval of Papaver somniferum cultivar HN1 chromosome 4, ASM357369v1, whole genome shotgun sequence:
- the LOC113271442 gene encoding ankyrin repeat domain-containing protein 2A-like: MASNSQKDNTDTTEKSVVPENNNDNETSSAEAGAGFPGNPFDLSAMSSLLNDPSIKELAEQIAKDPAFNQMAEQLQKSVHGAGDEGVPQFDTQQYYTTMQQVMQNPQFMTMAERLGNALIQDPSTSSILENLTNPVRKEELEERMSKIKDDPSLKHIIDEIESGGPAAMMRYWNDPEVLQKLGQAMGLGADAANSAPLDTPADDAEDETANEDESVVHHTASVGDVEGLKNALASGSDKDEEDSEGRTALHFACGYGEVKCAQVLLEAGAAVDALDKNKNTALHYAAGYGRKECVALLLDNGAAVTLQNLDGKTPIDVAKLNNQQDVLKLLEKDAFV; the protein is encoded by the exons ATGGCGTCTAATTCTCAGAAAGATAACACCGATACTACTG agaaATCAGTTGTACCGGAGAACAACAACGATAATGAAACATCCTCTGCTGAGGCTGGAGCTGGATTTCCTGGCAACCCTTTTGATCTGTCTGCTATGTCTAGCCTTCTTAAT GACCCAAGTATAAAGGAATTAGCTGAGCAGATAGCCAAAGATCCTGCTTTCAACCAAATGGCGGAGCAGCTCCAAAAGAGTGTTCATGGTGCCGGCGATGAGGGTGTTCCTCAGTTTGATACACAACAGTATTACACGACCATGCAGCAGGTTATGCAAAATCCTCAATTCATGACTATGGCTGAGCGCCTCGGTAATGCTTTAATACAG GATCCATCTACATCCTCCATATTGGAGAACTTGACAAATCCTGTGCGGAAAGAAGAACTTGAAGAAAGAATGTCGAAAATCAAGGATGATCCGTCTTTGAAACATATTATAGACGAGATTGAGAGTGGCGGTCCAGCTGCAATGATGAG GTACTGGAATGATCCTGAGGTTCTACAGAAGTTAGGGCAGGCTATGGGTCTTGGAGCGGATGCTGCCAATTCAGCCCCACTCGATACACCAGCTGATGACGCAGAAGATGAAACTGCCAATGAGGACGAGTCGGTTGTTCACCACACTGCCAGTGTTGGTGATGTTGAG GGTTTGAAGAATGCACTTGCATCTGGATCTgataaagatgaagaagattctGAGGGTAGGACAGCCTTGCATTTTGCATGCGGATATGGTGAG GTGAAGTGTGCTCAGGTCCTGCTCGAAGCTGGAGCAGCAGTGGATGCTTTGGATAAGAACAAAAATACTGCCCTTCATTATGCTGCTGGTTAtggaaggaaggagtgtgtaGCACTCCTATTGGATAATGGCGCTGCCGT CACTCTCCAGAACTTAGATGGCAAGACACCAATTGATGTTGCCAAGCTGAACAACCAGCAGGATGTCCTGAAGCTGCTGGAAAAGGATGCATTTGTTTAA